The Saccharopolyspora gloriosae genome window below encodes:
- a CDS encoding FCD domain-containing protein, whose product MNRPPMSKADYVYDVLLGELRNASIPGGTPLKANSIAERLGVSITPVREALRRLEKDRLISYESHHGATVIDLSDDALREFYDVRAVVEGLGAKLAAERITAEQLDELRRVHRSMLDDAARERHDLLGEQSRRFHLLITDIGGPAFLGRQARAIRNSYPVPAGASLWLEPVRAQGHLDAHQQIIDAFADRDGYTAERIMIEHVRFSGRYRADRDVG is encoded by the coding sequence GTGAACCGGCCACCGATGAGCAAGGCGGACTACGTCTACGACGTGCTGCTGGGCGAGCTGCGCAACGCCAGCATTCCGGGCGGCACGCCGTTGAAGGCGAACTCCATCGCCGAACGCCTCGGTGTCTCGATCACTCCGGTGCGGGAGGCGTTGCGGCGCCTGGAGAAGGACCGCCTGATCAGCTACGAGAGCCACCACGGCGCCACCGTGATCGACCTCAGCGACGACGCGTTGCGGGAGTTCTACGATGTGCGGGCCGTCGTCGAGGGGCTCGGCGCCAAGCTCGCCGCGGAGCGGATCACCGCGGAGCAGCTCGACGAACTCCGCCGCGTGCACCGCTCGATGCTCGACGACGCGGCTCGGGAACGCCACGACCTGCTCGGCGAGCAGAGCCGCCGCTTCCACCTGCTGATCACCGACATCGGTGGACCGGCGTTCCTGGGGCGGCAGGCTCGGGCCATCCGGAACAGCTACCCGGTGCCCGCGGGGGCGTCGCTGTGGCTGGAACCGGTGCGCGCGCAGGGACACCTCGACGCGCACCAGCAGATCATCGACGCGTTCGCCGATCGGGACGGCTACACCGCCGAGCGGATCATGATCGAGCACGTCCGCTTCAGCGGCAGGTACCGCGCCGACCGCGACGTCGGCTGA
- a CDS encoding protein-tyrosine phosphatase family protein codes for MTNTWPSAGAGVLPLPSGKLVRGRGLRNPLPAGPMPDFALHLLGRRPEPAEWESRWVRWPDFRLPLDRWDFADALRDLLERASAERVEVACGGGVGRTGTALACLAVLDGVPRADAVGYVRRHYSPRAVETPWQRRFVRRWSAS; via the coding sequence ATGACGAACACCTGGCCGTCCGCCGGTGCGGGAGTTCTGCCGCTGCCCTCGGGAAAGCTCGTTCGCGGACGCGGGCTGCGGAACCCGCTGCCCGCGGGGCCGATGCCCGATTTCGCGCTGCACCTGCTCGGTCGCCGTCCTGAACCGGCGGAGTGGGAGAGCCGTTGGGTGCGCTGGCCCGACTTCCGGCTTCCGCTGGACCGGTGGGACTTCGCCGATGCCTTGCGCGACTTGCTGGAGCGGGCGAGTGCCGAACGCGTCGAAGTCGCCTGCGGGGGCGGTGTCGGGCGGACGGGAACCGCGCTCGCATGCCTCGCCGTGCTCGACGGCGTTCCGCGCGCGGACGCGGTCGGCTACGTTCGGCGCCACTACTCGCCGCGCGCCGTAGAAACTCCGTGGCAGCGGAGGTTCGTGCGCCGCTGGAGCGCGAGTTGA